In Schizosaccharomyces osmophilus chromosome 2, complete sequence, the following proteins share a genomic window:
- a CDS encoding mitochondrial protein complex assembly protein produces MLVLFGQPENWHEQDFRAVDDRVRGGSSISHLTVEKGNDSDSYARFWGTLDTKTLGGAGFASQATNIPNRKWNLREFDGIEINIAKSDNFKYTFIIKDDHQKRGDHERSTLSYEYDFSPSFSKEDQSIYIPFSEFRPTYRGRPVEGAPPLDTSEIVQFSFMNRSFFNSQNGDFELLLTSVRAKPKYAFQQADLSEKEPYAVEEESEKGLLSYCLCQ; encoded by the coding sequence ATGTTAGTTTTATTTGGTCAGCCAGAAAATTGGCACGAGCAGGACTTTCGTGCAGTCGATGATCGAGTCCGTGGAGGATCCTCTATTAGCCATTTAACAGTCGAGAAAGGTAATGATAGTGATTCTTATGCGAGATTTTGGGGTACTCTGGATACAAAAACTCTTGGGGGCGCTGGGTTTGCTAGTCAGGCAACGAACATTCCTAACCGTAAATGGAATTTGAGAGAGTTTGATGGTATAGAGATTAATATTGCGAAGAGCGACAATTTCaaatatacttttattATCAAAGATGATCATCAAAAAAGGGGCGATCATGAACGCTCCACTTTATCCTATGAATATGACTTTAGCCCatccttttccaaagagGACCAAAGTATTTACATTCCATTTTCTGAGTTTCGACCTACCTATAGGGGTCGTCCAGTTGAGGGGGCTCCTCCCTTGGATACTAGCGAAATCGTCCAGTTTTCATTTATGAATCGaagctttttcaattcacAAAATGGTGACTTTGAGTTACTTTTGACTAGCGTTCGTGCTAAACCAAAATATGCTTTTCAACAGGCTGATTTAtctgaaaaagaaccaTACGCCGTTGAAGAGGAATCTGAGAAAGGTTTGCTTTCGTACTGCTTATGTCAGTGA
- the vps24 gene encoding ESCRT III complex subunit Vps24: MSVRVEHTLSLIAYSNMQTVRSYLFGPTPQEQNRKWQATLRKEQRNIDRQVVYLQNGKKKAETQMKALAKQQDISNMRVLAKELARANRHRKKLAESKAMLGSLSMQLNEQMAMYKIEKAMKSSTSIMQSVSGLVRLPELSQTMRSLSMELTKAGVMEEMRDDMIFPVEEEGFEDLEDEDEEVKEILSQFQPSAVKPSVPVSNETFQPQPKPVEPLEQELPSVSKSNATQDYQEIDSEQLLDIRGKLDALKS, encoded by the coding sequence ATGTCTGTCAGAGTCGAACATACGCTTTCCCTTATCGCTTATAGCAACATGCAGACCGTACGCTCCTATTTATTTGGTCCTACACCCCAAGAGCAAAACCGAAAATGGCAAGCAACTCTTCGGAAGGAACAGCGAAACATTGACCGGCAGGTGGTGTACTTACAAAAtggtaaaaagaaagccgAGACACAAATGAAAGCTCTTGCAAAGCAACAGGATATCTCAAATATGCGGGTCTTGGCTAAAGAATTGGCCCGAGCCAATCGACATCGCAAAAAGTTAGCAGAGTCGAAAGCCATGCTTGGAAGTCTTAGTATGCAGCTCAACGAGCAGATGGCCATGtacaaaattgaaaaagctATGAAATCTAGTACTTCTATCATGCAAAGTGTCTCAGGCTTGGTTCGTCTTCCGGAGCTTTCCCAAACCATGCGTAGCTTATCGATGGAACTCACGAAAGCTGGCGTTATGGAAGAAATGCGTGACGATATGATATTTCCTGTCGAAGAGGAAGGATTTGAAGACcttgaagatgaagacgaagaagtGAAAGAAATATTGTCACAATTTCAGCCGTCAGCTGTCAAACCGTCTGTACCTGTCTCCAATGAAACATTCCAACCTCAACCAAAACCTGTCGAGCCGCTGGAGCAGGAATTGCCTTCCGTATCTAAAAGTAATGCTACTCAAGATTACCAAGAAATTGATAGTGAACAGTTGCTGGACATTCGCGGAAAATTAGACGCTCTCAAATCCTGA